CGCAAACCAACCTCCTCCTGTACCGTGAACGCGATATACAGATCTCCATGTAAAGATACACCTTGCAGCCGCTCAAGAAGAGCCAGCAAAACCGCGCATCCCATGCGGTTATCCAGGCTTTTTCCCACGACGCGCCGGAATCCCATCGAATGTAATTCGCCCAGAAACACGCCGTGACTTCCTATGTCGATCCCCAAATTCCTGACTTCCTCTGCGGAACTTGCTCCCACATCGATATACAGATCCGCACAATCGATTGAGGGACGTTTTTTCAACAGCCTAACCAAATGGACGGGTACAGTACCGATGACCCCAAACTGGAATCCTCTCTCGGCAGTAATTCGAATCAGTCGGGCAGGTAAAATTTCGTCGTCTATTCCTCCCAATTTCTCAAATCGCAGGAACCCGTTAGCCTCAATTTTTTGCACGATAAAACCTATTTCATCCAGGTGCGCATTGAGCAACAACGAGCGTTTCGAAAGCTTTCCTCGTTTTACAGCTATCAAATTGCCTAACGAATCCCGTTTGACTTCATCAACAAGAGGTTTGATTTTTCGACTTACAAACTCCGCAATTGTATTTTCAAATCCAGATGGTCCCGACAAGTTAACAAGATCCCGAAGCAAATCCTCCACGGGCGGCCTCCCAATCAGTGAATTCATTTTTACTGTATTCGTATGAAAGGAAGTTAAAAAACGCATCACTTGTAATACGAATCTGAATGAATAGAGCTCTCCAATTCGGATACTTTAAACGTGTCCGATCAAAAAGAAAGGGTGAGACCAAATCTCAAATGGAATTATCCCCCCGCACCTATCGCTTGTTTGTCCGACCAAAATTATTCACAAGAATCTATATTCATAACATAGTCCAGCCTCACCTTAATTTTGGCAACAAAACGGTATTAGATTTTGGTTCCGGAATCGGCTCAAACTGTTCTATGTTCACGCCACACCACACGGACAAAACGACAATCAGCGCCAAACAGGCGCCTTTTTACATATCTACAATGTTGCAAAATATAGTTACTTAAAAAGTGATGCAATACTTTTTTTATCAAATTTGATTAAATTAATTCCAAAAAAAGGTGATCACCTTCCAACCGACGAATATTCGTGGTAGGAGGTGTTGCCTGCATGGCAATTGCAAAAAAATCAACCGCCAAAAAAGCCGTTACTGCCAAGAAAAATACATCAACGACGACAGTCGTGAAATTAAAACCGGCAACGAGCAAGAAGACGGCGGCCAAGAAAACGACAGCGACGAAAACTGCAGCAAAGAAAACAACTGCCGTAAAATCTACCACAGCGAAAAAAACAACAACAGCCAAGAAAGCAACTACAGTCAAAACCGCAGCCAAGAAAACTGCAACCGCAAAATCTACAGCAGTAAAGAAAGCAGCTCCCGCTAAGAAATCCACCACTACATCCACTACCGCAAAGAAAACTGCACCCGCCAAGAAAACAACCACTGCTAAAAAAACCAGCACCGCCAAGAAAACAACTGCGATTAAACCGGCCAGCAAACCAGCAGCCAAAAAATCAACTGCTGGAAAAACAGCCGCAAAAAAGACAACCGCCAAGAAAGCAGTCGCCGCAAAGAAAAAATAAATCTGGATTTTCGCCACCATCTGAACTGCCACCTTACCTCAGTTCAAATCGGGTGGTTTTTTCTTTTTGTTACCCGTTATACCCCGATTCTCGCAGCCATCCTAACAGCGTTTGCTCATCAGCAATCTGAACCCCCAACTCGCGGGCTTTATCCAACTTGGAACCGGCCTTTTCACCAGCGACCACAAAATCCGTATTTTTGGAAACGGAGCCGGTCACCTTGCCGCCAAACTGTTCGATCAAACGGCCCGCTTCTTTCCGGTCCATCGCCTCCAGCGTTCCGGTTAATACAAACGTCTTCCCGGCAAACGGCGAATTATCGGAAGCGGTTATGACAGGTCTGTGGTAGTTAAAATTGACCCCTGCACGACGCAACTTTTCAATCACTTCGAGGGTATCCTCCTGATTGAAAAACTGTTTGATCGAGTCCGCCATCTTTATTCCAATTTCGGGAACGGTCACCAGTTCCTCAATATCCGCCTGCATCAGACGATCTAGCGTACCAAAATGGCCCGCCAGCAGCTTGGCCGCTTTTTCTCCGACAAACCGAATACCCAAACCAAAGATCAGCCGTTCCACCGAATTTTCTTTCGAACGTGCAATGGACGCCAGAAGATTTTCGGCTGATTTTTGACCCATCCGTTCCAAGGGTAGCAGTTGATCCATCGTCAAATAATAAAGGTCGGACGGATCCTGCACCAATCCCTGTTCAAACAGTTGCGTCACAATCTGTTCACCCAAGCCGTCAATATTCATCGCATCGCGCGAAACAAAATGAATGATGCTTTCCCGGTTATGCGCCGGACACTGTGGGTTGATACAGCGCAGCGCCACTTCCCCTTGCAGACGAACCAGTTCGGCATCGCACTCCGGACAGTGAGTCGGCATTTGAAAAGGCCGTTCGGAACCATCCCGTTTTTCTGTCACCACACGGACAATTTCGGGGATGATGTCACCCGCTTTTTGCACGACGACCGTATCTCCAATTTGCACATCCAGTTCGCGAATTCGATCTTCATTATGCAAGGTGGCGCGGGATACCGTAGTGCCCGCCAGTCGTACCGGATCGAGAATCGCTGTTGGCGTAACCGCTCCGGTGCGTCCCACGCTGACAATAATATCACGCAATGTAGTCTCTGCCTGTTCAGCCGCAAATTTGTAGGCAATTGCCCAACGGGGGCTCTTTGCCGTCGTTCCCAGGCGCGGGTACAGATTGGATTGGTTGACTTTGATCACAATCCCGTCGATTTCATAAGGAAGGGCCGCACGTCTTTCACCCGTCCAGGAGTTCACAAATTCAATGACCGATTCGATATCGGGCAGAACCCGCGTTTCGTTGTTAACTTTAAAACCGAATTCAGACAGCAGCTCCAGTCCGGCCGCATGTGTAGGTATGTCAACACCTTCCACCCAGCCGATCGCATATGTGAAAATGGACAGGTTGCGCCTCGCCACAATTTTCGGATCCAGCTGCCGCAGCGAGCCGGCTGCCGCGTTTCTCGGATTGGCAAACAACGGTTCCGCTGCCGCCTCCCGCTCCCGATTAATTCGCTCAAACTCTTTTTTCGGAAGATAGGCTTCGCCCCGTACTTCGATGGAAATCGGCTGCGGCAATGTAAGCGGCAACGATTTTATAGTTTTCAGGTTGCTTGTGATATCTTCTCCGATTTCGCCGTCGCCTCGCGTGGCCCCGCGAACAAAGACGCCGTTTTCGTAAACCAGCGAGACCGCCAATCCGTCTATTTTCAACTCCGCCACATAATCGACCGACTCGTTCGGTACAATCGATTTTATCCGCCGGTCAAAATCCCTTAGGTCTTCCGCCTGAAACGCGTTTGCAAGCGACAACATCGGAACACGATGCGCCACTTTTTCAAAACCTTCCAGTACGCCGCCGCCTACTCGTTGCGTAGGCGAATCGACTGTTACCAGTTCGGGAAACTGTTCTTCAAGTGAAATCAGTTCCCGCATCAGTTGGTCATATTCCACATCGCTGACGGTCGGTTGGTCCAACACATAGTATTGGTAATCGTACGTTTTGATGATCGACCGCAATTCTTCCGCCCTCGCAGCCGCTTGTTCCTGTGTCATGCAAAATTCACCCTATTCTCTTAGCTTTGTAATCGGCGCAAATTTGGCCAACAGTTTACGGATGCCAGTCGGCGGGGCGAACTGAACGGTCAGCTCCAAATCTTCTCCCTCACCGGAGCTTTCCACGATGGTTCCCTGTCCCCACGTTTTGTGCATCACTTTTTCACCTGTCTGCCAGGAGACTGACAGGTCCGCACCGAACCCTTTTGGAATATGTGTGCCGATATTTCCATTGCGCGGTGTTCTTGTAACGTTTCCTGCCGTTCGGTTCGCATAGCCGCTTTCGTTCAACAGCTCTTCCGGTATCTCTTTCAAAAATCGGGATTCTGCATTCATCCTCGTCTGCCCGAACAATGTGCGGCTAAAACAGGTGGTCAGATACAATCTTTCCTCCGCTCTTGTGATTCCCACATAGCAGATACGCCGCTCCTCTTCCATTTCGTCCGGATCATCCAATGATCGCATATGAGGAAATACGCCTTCCTCCATGCCTGCCAGAAACACAACCGGAAACTCCAACCCTTTGGCGGAGTGCAACGTCATTAAAGTGACAGCGTCCGAATCGGCTTCCATCTGATCCACATCCGCCACCAATGCGACCTCCGACAGAAACGTGAGCAGACCTTCTCCCGGATACCGTTTTTCAAATTCCTGTGTAACAGACAGAAATTCGTTCAAGTTCTCCAGTCGGCTTTCCGCTTCGATCGTTTTTTCCGCCATCAACTCGGTCCGATAACCGCTCAGTTTGAGAACTTCTTCTGTCAGTTCCGTTACGGAAAGATATTGCTGCTGCGTGGATAAATTGCGGATCAACAAAACAAAATCTTTGATCGGTTTGACAAACCTTGCCGTCAACCCAATCTGTTCCACTTCCGCCATCGCGGCAAACAACGGGATTCCTTTGCTGTTTGCGTAGGCGCGGATCTTGTCCAAGGTTCCGTCACCGATTCCCCGTTTCGGAACATTGAGAATGCGGGACAACGAAATGTCGTCGTTCCAGTTTGCAACGAGCCGCAGATACGCCAGCACATCTTTAATTTCCTTCCGTTCATAGAAACGTATGCCGCCAACAATCGTGTACGCGATCGACGATTTGAGCAATACATCCTCAATGACCCGGGATTGTGCGTTCGTCCGATACAGCACGGCACAATCACGGTATGAAAAACCGTCGTCCAATGCTCTTTGAATCTGCTCCACGATAAAATACGCTTCTTCATGCTCATTCATCGCCCGGTGCAGTTCGATCAGCGGCCCCTCCGGCTTGTCCGACCACAAATTCTTCTCCTTGCGCTGCGTATTGTTTTCAATCACCGCATTGGCCGCCGCCAAAATCCGCTTGGTGGAGCGATAATTCTGTTCCAGTTTGATAACCGACGCATCCGGATAATCCTTCTCAAAGTTCAGTATGTTCCAGATATCCGCCCCGCGCCATCCGTAAATCGATTGGTCCGAATCGCCGACCACACACAGATTGCGGTGTTTTTCGGACAGCAGCTTGACCAGTTTGTACTGCGCATGGTTCGTATCCTGATACTCGTCCACATGAATATATAAAAATTTGTCCTGATACCGTTCCAAAACATCCCGGTTGTTCTCGAACAGTTCAACCGTTTTCATAATCAGGTCGTCAAAATCGAGCGAGTTGTTGGCAAACAGCCGTTTCTGGTACAACTCGTAGACCTGCGCCGCCACCTGCTGAAAAAAGTCTTTCGCTTCCCGGGCATAAGCCGAAGGTCCTTTCAATTGATTTTTGGCACTCGAAATATGGCTTAACATCGCCCTCGGTTCAAACTTTTTCTGATCGTAATTCAACTCGTTCAAACATTGTTTGATCGCGGTCAGCTGGTCAGCCGTATCAAGAATGGTGAAGCTGGATGCGTACCCGATCTTTTCAATGTCACGCCGCAAAATCCGCACACACATCGAATGAAACGTGGATACCCACATATCGGCCACAATTGGCCCCACCCATTTTTCAACCCGTTCTTTCATTTCGCGTGCCGCTTTATTGGTAAACGTAATCGCCAAAATCGACCAGGGCGCCACCCGATGCTGGTGAATCAAGTACGCAATCCGTCTCGTCAGCGTGCTTGTCTTACCGGACCCGGCGCCGGCCATAATCAACAACGGTCCGTCACGATGCAGCACCGCTTCTTTTTGCTGCGGATTCAATCCTTCCAAAACAGAATCCGCGTTGCCGATTGAAATCATATTTTCACCGCCTGCATTTTACAAACATACGTTCTGATTTCATTGTACCATACTTTACTTCCCACGGTTATCTGCCATCCGAACCATCATCAATTCGGCCGCATAATTTCCTACCCGAGCATACCATTTTTTTAATAGGGCAGGTGAAATCGTATCGATGTCACGCGGCATCGACATATGAAACTGGACTAATGTCGCTACTTCCAATGCAAACTCCATTGAATACCCTAATCGGGGGAGGATCGACAACGCCAACTGCGCCCCCACGTTTTCATGATCGTAAAAATGTCCTCGCAAATCGGTGCGAATATATTCTTTCGGCACCTGCACGCCCTGCACCAGATAGGTGTCACCCGAATCGAGGCCGTCCCGGATGCGTTCCCCGTTCTCAATCACCACACGGTCTTTTTTTGAAAAACGGCCGAACGGTTCGACGAACATGCCAATAAACTGTTTAATTCCCGGGTATCCTTTGCCGATATCGTGCAGCAGCAAAGTCCAAACCATCTTTAGATCCGTGCCCCCGACAAACGAAGCAGCCTTCACAATATGATCAAACACTTGGTACGAGTGGTGCGGCGTATGTTGATTCAACCCGATCGTTCTTTTATACTCAGGAATCCAGCGAAGCAGCCTGCCGTCTTTTTGCAGTTGGCGCATTGTACTGGATGGTTCTTCGATTAATTGCGCTTCCTGCTGACGAAAAAAATCGGCCGCTTCTTCATCGATTGACACATTCTGCTTGACTGTAATCCGATCAATCGGTTCCGCGTAGGTGGGTATCTGCAGATGTCTGTTTACGTGCGCATTCGAAAACCATACTTCCGTTGCCGCTTTATGCTCAATCGCCTGCTGCAAAAAAAGGCTGCGCTGTTTGGGAGTCCGCAACGACGCGTGAACCACCGCCTGGCCGCCAGACGACAATTGTTCGTTGACCCGATCGAGCGTCTGCGGCTCATAAAGGCTTTCCTGCAGAAGTATCGTTCCCGGTTGATTCACGAGTTTTTGCAGGCAATCCGAATCAAAATGACCAATTAACAGTAGAAGTTTCGACATCAGATCACCCTCTGCGCTTCAGACTCGTTCTTTTATCAACAGTTTGCACAAAACGGACAAGATTCTCAACTCGTGGCATCCAGTAAAAAATGGTATACTAATTACCTGACCGGCCCTATAGAATGTCCAAACAGCCGCGCGCATAGACTTAATCGATCGGGTCAACCTAAACTCATAAGGAGTGGTGGAAACTCAATGAATATTATCATGGCACTGCTGGCCCTTGGCATCCTCATATTCATCCATGAATTGGGGCATTATTGGGCTGCCCGTGCAACCGGCGTCAGAGTGGAAGAATTTGCGATCGGTTTTGGGCCTCCCCTCGTTCGATATAGAAAAAACAATATTTTATATCGGCTCAATTTGCTTCCGCTTGGCGGGTATGTGAAAATGTTGGGCGAAGACAACCCGGAAGCTGCTGAAGCGCCCGACAATTTTAACAACAGACCCTTGCTCGCCCGTATGCTGGTGATTTTGGCCGGCGTCATCATGAACTTTATTGGCGCGATCGTCATTTTAACGGTGATGTTTAACCTCTACGGGGCGCCTACCGACAAAGTAAACACACATGCATTCGGAGTAGTGCCCGGTTCCCCTGCACAGGTGGCCGGTATACAGGCAAACGATATTTTAAAAAGGATCAACGGAGTTCCGATTGATTCTCCGCAAGTGTTTATCCAACAGGTGCAGGCAAACAACGGAAAACCGGTTACTCTTGAAATACTTCGCGACAAACAAATGGTAACCCTGCAAGTGACACCTGTAAATGGAAAAGTGGGGATTGAAATTGGAACCAGTCCGGTCTATCAGTCCTACGGCAGTTTTGCTGCCAATACATCGGCAGCAATCCGCCAAACTGGCGAATTGGCAAGGTTAGTGGTCAGCGGACTTGGGCAGTTAGTGACAGGGCAGTTTGCATTCAAAGATTTGACAGGCCCTGTAGGAATCATCGAAGTGACAGGGCAGGCCTCGCAACTCGGCGTTCCGTCTTACTTGCATATCATGGCGCTCCTGTCGGTCAACTTAGGTGTCTTAAACCTCGTGCCGATTCCCGGCCTTGACGGTGGCCGCTTCCTCTTTTTGCTGATTGAAGCGATCCGCCGGGGGAAACGGCTTTCGCTGGAACGGGAGGCATCTATCAACCTGATCGGAATTCTGTTTTTATTGGGGTTGATGGTGATCGTGACGTTCCAGGACGTATTCAAACTGATTGCCCGTTGAAAAAACTTCGACCCAATGCATGTTAACAAAACGTTCACAAATCGGCCGCGAAAAAAGCATGTAGACCGATTGCATTCGTCACAGCCAGATTATATAATCTGGTCATATCGAAATAATATTTCTACATAACGGTCCATGACGAACTTAAAAGTCGTTGTGGGCCGTTCTATTTTGTCCGTTTCTTGTTTATGCTGTGTACCGCCGCAGCTGTTTCCTCAACCACAGCAATCCCTTTTTCATACAATGCATTCCCAACCACGATCGTATCTGCAATGGAAGCCATCTCAACCGCCTTGTCAGCCGAATCGATTCCTCCCCCGTACACAAGATGTGCATTTGTCTTATCCCGCACGGCTTGTACCCATTGCGGATTTCCATAGCTGCCGCTGTATTCCAGGTAAATCAAATCCATCCCGAAAATCCGTTCCGCCGTTTGCGCATAAGCGACCGTCCCCCGCGCGTGGTTTGGAACCTTCGCCCCGGTTAATTTCGCAACCGCTGAGTTTTCATTCAGAATCACATACCCTTCCACTACAAGCTTCTCCCAGGGTATCAGTTCACCAAATTGTTCAATTGCCGCCTTCTGATGTCCGATGATCCAATTTACATGCCCCGTGTTTAAAACGACCGGAATCGCATATCCATCGCTTTCCGGAAGAATCGCTGACAATTCGGATATTTCCTGCCATAGAGGCAAGTGAGGAATGAACCGCTGCAATCTCGCGAACAGATCAAACGTCTTTTGATACGTGATCCCCTGCGTTCCTCCTATCAGAATCGCATCGGTTCCGCTATCGCCAAGACGGATCAAATCCTTATCCTGAATTGGACGATCAGGGTCGAGCTTTACTATGTGCCGCCAACTTTTCCAGGGATGCTGCAGGCAACTCATTTTTGTATACGATCCAAAATCAGATTGTATCCGTCCGTACCATAATGGAGGCACCGTTTCACCCGACTGATTGTGGCTGTGCTGGCTCCCGTCTCCGACTCAATCTGATTGTAGGTATAGCCGCTTCGCAACATACGGGCCACCTCCAATCGCTGTGCAAGAGATTGAATCTCGTTGACCGTTGCCAAGTCATCAAAAAACTGAAAACATTCTTCAACCGTTTGAAGAGCTAGAATCGCTTCAAAAAGTTGCGTGAGACTCCGGTTCTCCCGCAGTTTATCAAGCTGCATCCGACTTCCTCCCCGACTTTTGGACTTGAACGCTTTACCATTTTACCATGACAGAGAACATAACGAAATAACTGTGAAATTTGTAAAAGAGACGACAATGAACGCTTGCAGAAGAAACTAGGCGACCGCTCCCCATTATAGATCTTCCTCAAGGGTTTTAAGTTGGAATAGACTTATGGGGTTCAGATTTGACTACAATTAGTAGCATTACTGGTGTAAAACCGTTTTCAAATTAAGAGTATAGGATATTGCTGATGTTCATTATCATAGCTTTATTTCATTTTTAGTGGAAAAAGGCTGCAGACAATGAAGGTACAAATCTTGAACATGCCTTGTAGGGAGAGAGGATTCATGTATCGCCATTAATAAGTTAGAAATCAGATTCACAGTTTGTTGAGATCTCCGTTAGCATCCCTAAAACAGTGTGTGTGATGTGCTTAAGAAAATAAAAAAGCAGCATACGGAAAATAAATTGAAATTCGGGCAATACTATAGGGATGAGGGATTGGAATTTTCTCAAGAAGATGGGCACTCATCGGTATTCAACAAATTGGACATACAGCCACGTGCGCTTCCCAACATGCAGGCGGAAACCGTTCAGAAGCTGGAAGAGAAGTTGCGGAATAAACTCCGTTCGCATGTTAGCCAAATGTTATCATCATGATAGATTCGCTGGCAAAAACCATTGTAGCTAAAGGTATCTTCTCCCTCTTAAATCCATACTATGTATAGGATTGAAATGGGGGATCGCTTTGATCGAAAAATGGAAGAACTTCCTGAACGGAAGTTTACAGGTTGGTTTGCTGGTTGCTGCTGTTGTAATCGTGCATCTGGTGGTCTGGCTATCTGTTTTGTCCTACTTCTACAATATGTATTTGATTTTGTTTCTGTTTCTTTTTATCCCCATTTGGCTCTTCTGCGTGGGATTGTCTTTCCGCAAACAGTGGGGTCAAGGCTCACTGTTAATCGGCAGTTTTTTCGCTGTCTTTTTCTTATCTGTCGCGTTTTTGCCATCCGAGAATACGACTTCTTATCATATCGAAAACGTGCTGATCATGGCCGTTTTAGGAAGCCTTTCGTCGATGTTTGGAAGCGTCATCGGTAAACTGATCGATGCCTGGCGGTCAGGAGTCAAAAAAAGAAGAGAGAGGCGCAGCACCCCTCCGTCACCCACCTCTCTTCGCATGTAA
The sequence above is a segment of the Effusibacillus dendaii genome. Coding sequences within it:
- a CDS encoding M42 family metallopeptidase yields the protein MEDLLRDLVNLSGPSGFENTIAEFVSRKIKPLVDEVKRDSLGNLIAVKRGKLSKRSLLLNAHLDEIGFIVQKIEANGFLRFEKLGGIDDEILPARLIRITAERGFQFGVIGTVPVHLVRLLKKRPSIDCADLYIDVGASSAEEVRNLGIDIGSHGVFLGELHSMGFRRVVGKSLDNRMGCAVLLALLERLQGVSLHGDLYIAFTVQEEVGLRGATVAAYDLPPDAVAVSIDTTVATDTPEDMMDNRIRLGAGPVIQIMDAGILSDSMIRTTMMEVAQNRRIPFQVGVTRAGRTDAAAIQRTKRGIRTGVVSVPCRYTHSPVETIDLGDLEYAQELLYQFILIWL
- the ligA gene encoding NAD-dependent DNA ligase LigA, coding for MTQEQAAARAEELRSIIKTYDYQYYVLDQPTVSDVEYDQLMRELISLEEQFPELVTVDSPTQRVGGGVLEGFEKVAHRVPMLSLANAFQAEDLRDFDRRIKSIVPNESVDYVAELKIDGLAVSLVYENGVFVRGATRGDGEIGEDITSNLKTIKSLPLTLPQPISIEVRGEAYLPKKEFERINREREAAAEPLFANPRNAAAGSLRQLDPKIVARRNLSIFTYAIGWVEGVDIPTHAAGLELLSEFGFKVNNETRVLPDIESVIEFVNSWTGERRAALPYEIDGIVIKVNQSNLYPRLGTTAKSPRWAIAYKFAAEQAETTLRDIIVSVGRTGAVTPTAILDPVRLAGTTVSRATLHNEDRIRELDVQIGDTVVVQKAGDIIPEIVRVVTEKRDGSERPFQMPTHCPECDAELVRLQGEVALRCINPQCPAHNRESIIHFVSRDAMNIDGLGEQIVTQLFEQGLVQDPSDLYYLTMDQLLPLERMGQKSAENLLASIARSKENSVERLIFGLGIRFVGEKAAKLLAGHFGTLDRLMQADIEELVTVPEIGIKMADSIKQFFNQEDTLEVIEKLRRAGVNFNYHRPVITASDNSPFAGKTFVLTGTLEAMDRKEAGRLIEQFGGKVTGSVSKNTDFVVAGEKAGSKLDKARELGVQIADEQTLLGWLRESGYNG
- the pcrA gene encoding DNA helicase PcrA; the encoded protein is MISIGNADSVLEGLNPQQKEAVLHRDGPLLIMAGAGSGKTSTLTRRIAYLIHQHRVAPWSILAITFTNKAAREMKERVEKWVGPIVADMWVSTFHSMCVRILRRDIEKIGYASSFTILDTADQLTAIKQCLNELNYDQKKFEPRAMLSHISSAKNQLKGPSAYAREAKDFFQQVAAQVYELYQKRLFANNSLDFDDLIMKTVELFENNRDVLERYQDKFLYIHVDEYQDTNHAQYKLVKLLSEKHRNLCVVGDSDQSIYGWRGADIWNILNFEKDYPDASVIKLEQNYRSTKRILAAANAVIENNTQRKEKNLWSDKPEGPLIELHRAMNEHEEAYFIVEQIQRALDDGFSYRDCAVLYRTNAQSRVIEDVLLKSSIAYTIVGGIRFYERKEIKDVLAYLRLVANWNDDISLSRILNVPKRGIGDGTLDKIRAYANSKGIPLFAAMAEVEQIGLTARFVKPIKDFVLLIRNLSTQQQYLSVTELTEEVLKLSGYRTELMAEKTIEAESRLENLNEFLSVTQEFEKRYPGEGLLTFLSEVALVADVDQMEADSDAVTLMTLHSAKGLEFPVVFLAGMEEGVFPHMRSLDDPDEMEEERRICYVGITRAEERLYLTTCFSRTLFGQTRMNAESRFLKEIPEELLNESGYANRTAGNVTRTPRNGNIGTHIPKGFGADLSVSWQTGEKVMHKTWGQGTIVESSGEGEDLELTVQFAPPTGIRKLLAKFAPITKLRE
- the rseP gene encoding RIP metalloprotease RseP, whose protein sequence is MNIIMALLALGILIFIHELGHYWAARATGVRVEEFAIGFGPPLVRYRKNNILYRLNLLPLGGYVKMLGEDNPEAAEAPDNFNNRPLLARMLVILAGVIMNFIGAIVILTVMFNLYGAPTDKVNTHAFGVVPGSPAQVAGIQANDILKRINGVPIDSPQVFIQQVQANNGKPVTLEILRDKQMVTLQVTPVNGKVGIEIGTSPVYQSYGSFAANTSAAIRQTGELARLVVSGLGQLVTGQFAFKDLTGPVGIIEVTGQASQLGVPSYLHIMALLSVNLGVLNLVPIPGLDGGRFLFLLIEAIRRGKRLSLEREASINLIGILFLLGLMVIVTFQDVFKLIAR
- a CDS encoding heptaprenylglyceryl phosphate synthase, whose product is MSCLQHPWKSWRHIVKLDPDRPIQDKDLIRLGDSGTDAILIGGTQGITYQKTFDLFARLQRFIPHLPLWQEISELSAILPESDGYAIPVVLNTGHVNWIIGHQKAAIEQFGELIPWEKLVVEGYVILNENSAVAKLTGAKVPNHARGTVAYAQTAERIFGMDLIYLEYSGSYGNPQWVQAVRDKTNAHLVYGGGIDSADKAVEMASIADTIVVGNALYEKGIAVVEETAAAVHSINKKRTK
- a CDS encoding YerC/YecD family TrpR-related protein translates to MQLDKLRENRSLTQLFEAILALQTVEECFQFFDDLATVNEIQSLAQRLEVARMLRSGYTYNQIESETGASTATISRVKRCLHYGTDGYNLILDRIQK